The following proteins are co-located in the Nocardioides piscis genome:
- a CDS encoding YifB family Mg chelatase-like AAA ATPase, translating to MSLATARCLALTGAEGHLIDVQVDISQGTVGTFLVGRPDRALQEARDRVRMAINNSVPSWPATRRVTILLTPADLPKSGTHFDLAIAVAVKAADQSPPREGAPDHRVPPGALDDSVFIGELTLSGHLRPVRGVLPMVLAARARGITRVFVPEPQAREAAMVPDMTVFGMRSLSQVVAQLRDEPVPEAPPVEGTASARLLTWRGQELRDEVDMADVEGMEEVIYAVTVAAAGGHHLMLSGPRGAGKTTVAERIPTVLPDLTLEESLEVTAVHSLVGALDALVTRPPFFAPHHDASRASVLGGGTGRARPGEVSLAHHGVLFLDEFPLFRSDVIDSLRQPLEAGEVTIARGEESSTYPARAMVVLAANPCPCGNFHAQAGGLACDCLDAVRRHYQRKLSGPVVDRIDVWRELTPMGSHRGRDPFAVRRTSADVRAVVIAARARQAARFAGLGFALNSAVPSAVLAERWPLPEDGQELLDEAMSRGRLSRRGVTRVHRLALSVADVACHETPDRKDVETALALRTSRPVPVSVLRLAS from the coding sequence ATGTCGCTGGCGACCGCGCGCTGCCTGGCCCTGACCGGTGCCGAGGGGCACCTCATCGACGTGCAGGTCGACATCTCCCAGGGCACGGTCGGGACCTTCCTGGTGGGACGCCCCGACCGGGCGCTGCAGGAGGCTCGTGACCGGGTCCGGATGGCGATCAACAACTCCGTCCCCTCGTGGCCGGCCACCAGGCGGGTGACGATCCTGCTCACGCCGGCCGACCTGCCCAAGAGCGGCACCCACTTCGACCTCGCGATCGCGGTCGCGGTCAAGGCGGCCGACCAGAGCCCACCACGTGAGGGCGCTCCCGACCACCGGGTGCCGCCCGGGGCGCTCGACGACTCGGTCTTCATCGGCGAGCTGACGCTCTCGGGCCACCTGCGTCCGGTCCGCGGTGTGCTGCCGATGGTGCTGGCCGCGCGGGCCCGGGGGATCACCCGGGTCTTCGTCCCCGAGCCGCAGGCGCGGGAGGCAGCCATGGTGCCGGACATGACGGTGTTCGGGATGCGGTCGCTCTCGCAAGTGGTGGCCCAGCTGCGGGATGAGCCGGTCCCGGAGGCCCCACCCGTCGAGGGGACGGCCTCCGCCCGGCTGCTGACCTGGCGGGGGCAGGAACTGCGCGACGAGGTGGACATGGCCGACGTGGAGGGCATGGAAGAGGTGATCTATGCCGTCACCGTCGCGGCGGCGGGCGGGCACCACCTGATGCTCAGCGGCCCACGTGGGGCAGGCAAGACCACTGTCGCCGAGAGGATCCCGACAGTCCTTCCCGATCTCACTCTCGAGGAGTCCCTCGAGGTGACGGCGGTCCACTCGCTGGTGGGGGCGCTCGATGCGCTGGTCACCAGACCGCCCTTCTTCGCCCCCCATCACGACGCGAGTCGCGCCAGCGTCCTGGGCGGCGGCACCGGTCGGGCTCGGCCCGGCGAGGTCAGCCTGGCCCACCACGGCGTGCTGTTCCTCGACGAGTTCCCGCTGTTCCGGTCCGACGTGATCGACTCCCTTCGCCAGCCTCTCGAGGCGGGGGAGGTCACGATCGCTCGCGGCGAGGAGTCGTCGACCTATCCCGCTCGCGCCATGGTGGTGCTGGCTGCCAACCCGTGCCCCTGCGGCAACTTCCACGCCCAGGCCGGCGGCCTTGCCTGTGACTGTCTCGACGCCGTGCGCCGCCACTACCAGCGCAAGCTCAGCGGCCCGGTGGTCGACCGGATAGACGTGTGGCGCGAGCTCACGCCCATGGGATCCCACCGCGGTCGCGACCCCTTCGCCGTGCGCCGCACCTCCGCCGACGTGCGGGCGGTCGTCATCGCAGCCCGCGCCCGGCAGGCCGCGCGCTTCGCAGGACTCGGCTTCGCGCTCAACTCGGCCGTTCCCAGTGCTGTCCTCGCCGAGCGTTGGCCCTTGCCGGAAGACGGCCAGGAGCTGCTCGACGAAGCGATGTCCCGCGGACGGCTCAGCCGTCGCGGTGTGACGCGGGTCCACCGCCTGGCGCTGTCCGTGGCCGACGTGGCCTGTCACGAGACCCCGGATCGCAAGGATGTCGAGACGGCCCTGGCCCTGCGCACCAGCCGGCCGGTGCCCGTCTCGGTGTTGCGGCTCGCCTCATGA
- a CDS encoding YraN family protein, which produces MDITSARPPRLNHNQALGAYGEVLAARFLTRQGLVLLDHNWRCAEGEIDLVLRDGTTLVICEVKTRTSSACGTPHEAITKAKVNRLRRLASAWLRAHSAHPDDVRLDLVTVLGPRSSTPEIEHIRGLV; this is translated from the coding sequence ATGGACATCACGTCAGCCCGCCCGCCGCGGCTCAACCACAACCAGGCCCTGGGGGCCTACGGCGAGGTCCTCGCGGCCCGATTCCTGACCCGGCAGGGCCTGGTGCTGCTCGACCACAACTGGCGCTGCGCCGAGGGTGAGATCGACCTGGTGCTGCGCGATGGCACGACCTTGGTGATCTGCGAGGTGAAGACGCGCACCTCCAGCGCCTGTGGCACGCCCCACGAGGCGATCACCAAGGCCAAGGTCAACCGGCTGCGCCGGCTGGCCTCAGCGTGGCTCCGCGCCCACTCGGCACACCCCGACGACGTCAGGCTCGATCTCGTGACGGTGCTCGGTCCGCGGTCCTCCACCCCGGAGATCGAACACATCCGGGGGCTGGTCTGA
- a CDS encoding DUF2469 domain-containing protein, translating into MSAEELEKYETEMELTLYREYRDVVSIFKYVVETDRRFYLCNQVDVRARTENGDVFFEVSMTDAWVWDMYRPARFAKSVKVLTFKDVNVEELSEQEIQPPKS; encoded by the coding sequence ATGAGCGCCGAGGAGCTCGAGAAGTACGAGACCGAGATGGAGCTCACCCTCTACCGGGAGTATCGCGACGTCGTCTCGATCTTCAAGTACGTCGTGGAGACCGATCGCCGGTTCTATCTCTGCAACCAGGTCGACGTCCGCGCCCGGACCGAGAACGGCGACGTGTTCTTCGAGGTCTCGATGACCGATGCCTGGGTGTGGGACATGTATCGCCCTGCGCGATTCGCCAAGAGCGTCAAGGTGCTGACCTTCAAGGACGTCAACGTCGAGGAGCTCAGCGAGCAGGAGATCCAACCCCCCAAGAGCTGA
- a CDS encoding ribonuclease HII, with protein sequence MTSLSHLPSGAAIRRDAGLYGYERALRRVGIDPIAGVDEAGRGACAGPLVAGACILPPGRAGVVPGLADSKLLTEKARERVYAQVVRRAVAWSVVVIDSEECDRLGMHVANVEALRRAVALLDHRPSYVLTDGFPVDGLEVPGLAVWKGDRVAACIAAASVLAKVTRDRMMVELDSTYPAYDFKTHKGYITDVHSAALLDHGPSAVHRMRFVNVRRAAGLEPPASVHNGDEAEPAV encoded by the coding sequence ATGACGTCGCTCTCCCACCTCCCCTCCGGCGCCGCGATCAGGCGCGATGCCGGGCTGTACGGCTACGAGCGTGCCCTGCGGCGGGTCGGGATCGACCCGATCGCGGGCGTGGACGAGGCCGGCCGGGGCGCATGCGCGGGACCACTGGTGGCCGGCGCCTGCATCTTGCCGCCCGGACGCGCGGGAGTCGTCCCCGGCCTCGCGGACTCCAAGCTGCTGACCGAGAAGGCCCGCGAGCGCGTCTACGCCCAGGTCGTACGCCGAGCAGTCGCGTGGTCGGTGGTCGTGATCGACTCCGAGGAGTGCGACCGCCTGGGCATGCACGTCGCCAACGTCGAGGCCCTGCGCCGGGCGGTGGCCCTGCTCGACCACCGCCCGTCCTACGTCCTGACCGACGGCTTCCCCGTGGACGGACTCGAGGTTCCCGGTCTCGCGGTGTGGAAGGGCGACCGGGTGGCGGCCTGCATCGCTGCCGCGTCGGTGCTCGCCAAGGTCACGAGGGACCGGATGATGGTCGAGCTCGACTCGACGTACCCCGCCTATGACTTCAAGACCCACAAGGGCTACATCACCGACGTGCACTCCGCGGCCCTCCTCGATCACGGGCCGTCAGCGGTGCACCGGATGCGCTTCGTCAACGTCCGGCGGGCCGCAGGCCTCGAGCCGCCGGCGTCGGTGCACAATGGCGACGAGGCCGAGCCGGCCGTCTAG
- the lepB gene encoding signal peptidase I, producing MTSSDRGSVPTETQPDGPRSSSSVGKKEKKHQLPLWQETILLLAVALVLAIAIKALFLQAFYIPSESMEPGLVKDDRILVQKVSYWGDGKPQRGDVVVFKDPGGWLDGAAAAGPTGTIPKVMAKIGLYPTGGHLVKRVIGVAGDTIECCDDQGRILLNGKPLEEGTYLRDEKGTKCNGPMPTGLKCDRDWKTGPVPDGHIFVMGDNRAHSADSSQHMCRPTVTDCVSGREFVSADLVVGKVFVLLWPRQRFDLLERPDSFEDVPDAS from the coding sequence GTGACTTCAAGCGACCGCGGCTCCGTCCCGACTGAGACCCAGCCGGACGGACCCCGGTCGTCGTCGTCGGTGGGCAAGAAGGAGAAGAAGCACCAGCTGCCCCTGTGGCAGGAGACGATCCTGCTGCTGGCCGTGGCGCTGGTGCTCGCGATCGCCATCAAGGCGCTCTTCCTGCAGGCCTTCTACATCCCGTCGGAGTCGATGGAGCCAGGCCTGGTCAAGGACGACCGGATCCTGGTGCAGAAGGTGTCCTACTGGGGTGACGGCAAGCCCCAGCGTGGCGACGTCGTGGTGTTCAAGGACCCCGGCGGCTGGCTCGACGGAGCGGCGGCCGCCGGCCCCACGGGCACCATCCCGAAGGTGATGGCCAAGATCGGGCTCTACCCGACCGGCGGACACCTGGTCAAGCGCGTCATCGGGGTGGCCGGTGACACCATCGAGTGCTGCGACGACCAGGGGCGGATCCTGCTCAACGGCAAGCCCCTCGAAGAGGGCACCTATCTCCGCGACGAGAAGGGCACCAAGTGCAACGGTCCGATGCCCACCGGCCTGAAGTGCGACCGTGACTGGAAGACCGGGCCCGTGCCCGACGGTCACATCTTCGTCATGGGCGACAACCGGGCCCACTCCGCGGACTCCAGCCAGCACATGTGCAGGCCGACGGTGACCGACTGCGTCTCCGGCCGCGAGTTCGTCTCGGCCGACCTCGTCGTCGGCAAGGTCTTCGTCCTGCTGTGGCCGCGTCAGCGCTTCGACCTGCTCGAACGGCCTGACTCGTTCGAGGACGTCCCCGACGCGTCCTGA
- the rplS gene encoding 50S ribosomal protein L19 codes for MTNVLTELVSANLRTDVPAFRAGDTVNVHVKVVEGSRSRVQQFQGVVIRIHGSGVGRTFTVRKVSFGVGVERTFPMHSPIFDKIEIVTRGDVRRAKLYYLRNLRGKAAKIKERREF; via the coding sequence ATGACCAACGTGCTCACCGAGCTCGTCAGCGCCAACCTGCGCACCGACGTCCCGGCCTTCCGCGCCGGTGACACCGTCAACGTCCACGTGAAGGTGGTCGAGGGCAGCCGTTCGCGCGTCCAGCAGTTCCAGGGCGTCGTCATCCGCATCCACGGCTCCGGCGTCGGCCGCACCTTCACCGTCCGCAAGGTCTCCTTCGGCGTCGGCGTGGAGCGCACCTTCCCGATGCACTCCCCGATCTTCGACAAGATCGAGATCGTCACCCGTGGTGACGTGCGTCGCGCCAAGCTCTACTACCTGCGCAACCTGCGCGGCAAGGCCGCCAAGATCAAGGAGCGCCGCGAGTTCTGA
- a CDS encoding GNAT family N-acetyltransferase — MGDLADLDVRAATAADAGELFTLQRACWLQEQEANPGVSIPALAESLDDVRHWLGEWTTYVARDPASGRLLGAVRGRVAHEEWDIGRIMVAPDLQGRGLGRQLLALIEAAAPASLSTYVLFTGVGSVRNIAMYKKAGFRLRPDRPAPEGAVVLTKPRSRTGPSRSR, encoded by the coding sequence GTGGGCGACCTGGCCGACCTCGACGTCCGGGCTGCGACCGCGGCCGACGCGGGCGAGCTCTTCACGCTCCAGCGTGCCTGTTGGCTGCAGGAGCAGGAGGCCAACCCCGGCGTCTCGATCCCGGCCCTGGCCGAGTCCCTCGACGACGTGCGCCACTGGCTGGGGGAGTGGACGACGTACGTCGCCCGCGACCCCGCGTCGGGACGGTTGCTGGGTGCGGTGCGCGGCCGCGTCGCCCACGAGGAGTGGGACATCGGCCGGATCATGGTCGCCCCCGACCTGCAGGGCCGCGGGCTGGGCCGCCAGCTGCTGGCGCTGATCGAGGCGGCTGCCCCGGCCAGCCTCTCGACATACGTCCTGTTCACCGGCGTCGGCAGCGTCCGCAACATCGCGATGTACAAGAAGGCCGGGTTCCGGCTGCGCCCCGACCGGCCGGCGCCGGAGGGTGCGGTCGTGCTGACCAAGCCGCGCTCGCGCACGGGGCCGTCACGCTCGCGCTGA
- the rimM gene encoding ribosome maturation factor RimM (Essential for efficient processing of 16S rRNA): MSESIEVVVGRIGKPHGLRGEVTVDVRTDEPESRFAPRTALRAQPPQDSASRLTSLTVSRSRWHQGVLLVTFEEVPDRDAAEAVRGTVLHATLSPADAPKDPDEFYDHQLIGLSAYDEAGTRLGEVTTVVHGSAQDLLGIRALDGRDTLVPFVAALVPEVDVEAGRVVIADRPGLVAPFPDEKTDA, from the coding sequence GTGAGCGAGAGCATCGAGGTCGTCGTCGGTCGGATCGGAAAGCCGCACGGTCTCCGGGGCGAGGTCACCGTCGACGTCCGCACGGACGAGCCGGAGAGCCGATTCGCTCCGCGTACGGCGCTGCGAGCCCAGCCGCCCCAGGACTCGGCCAGCCGGCTGACCAGCCTGACCGTCTCCCGCAGCCGCTGGCACCAGGGGGTGCTGCTGGTGACCTTCGAGGAGGTCCCCGACCGCGACGCCGCGGAGGCGGTCCGCGGCACCGTCCTGCACGCCACGCTGAGCCCCGCGGACGCACCGAAGGACCCTGACGAGTTCTATGACCACCAGCTGATCGGCCTGTCGGCATACGACGAGGCCGGCACCCGTCTCGGCGAGGTGACGACCGTCGTCCACGGCTCCGCCCAGGACCTCCTCGGGATCCGGGCCCTCGACGGCCGCGACACGCTGGTGCCGTTCGTGGCCGCGCTCGTGCCCGAGGTGGACGTCGAGGCGGGACGGGTGGTCATCGCCGACCGGCCCGGCCTCGTGGCGCCGTTCCCCGACGAGAAGACCGACGCGTGA
- a CDS encoding RNA-binding protein yields MLAEALEHLVRGVVDNPDEVSVRDKQLRRGSILEVRVHPDDLGKVIGRNGRTATAFRTVISALAGRGDARVDFVDVDRRR; encoded by the coding sequence ATGCTCGCCGAAGCTCTCGAGCACCTCGTGCGCGGTGTCGTCGACAACCCCGACGAGGTCTCGGTGCGCGACAAGCAGCTGCGTCGCGGCTCGATCCTCGAGGTCAGGGTGCATCCCGACGACCTCGGCAAGGTGATCGGCCGCAACGGTCGGACCGCCACGGCGTTCCGCACGGTCATCTCGGCCCTCGCCGGCCGCGGTGACGCGCGGGTCGACTTCGTGGACGTCGACCGGCGGCGCTGA
- the rpsP gene encoding 30S ribosomal protein S16, with product MAVKIRLKRLGKIRVPQYRIVIVDSRKKRDGRVIEEIGKYHPKEDPSYIDVVSERAQYWLGVGAQPTEAVEAILKVTGDWQKFKGLPGAEGTLRVKEPKRDKLEIFNEALKEATNEPKGAAVTSKKKAEKKTEEPAAAFEAKGKAKGDAKAETPAEETPAEAPAEPTAEVVEADAAATEEATSESAEPKTEA from the coding sequence GTGGCCGTCAAGATCCGTTTGAAGCGCCTGGGCAAGATCCGGGTCCCGCAATACCGCATCGTCATCGTCGACTCGCGCAAGAAGCGCGATGGTCGCGTGATCGAGGAGATCGGCAAGTACCACCCCAAGGAGGACCCGTCCTACATCGACGTCGTCTCCGAGCGGGCCCAGTACTGGCTCGGCGTCGGCGCCCAGCCGACCGAGGCCGTCGAGGCCATCCTCAAGGTCACCGGTGACTGGCAGAAGTTCAAGGGCCTCCCGGGCGCCGAGGGCACCCTGCGCGTCAAGGAGCCCAAGCGCGACAAGCTCGAGATCTTCAACGAGGCCCTGAAGGAGGCCACCAACGAGCCCAAGGGCGCAGCGGTGACCTCGAAGAAGAAGGCCGAGAAGAAGACCGAAGAGCCTGCAGCAGCCTTCGAGGCCAAGGGCAAGGCCAAGGGCGACGCCAAGGCCGAGACCCCCGCCGAGGAGACCCCGGCCGAGGCTCCCGCCGAGCCGACCGCCGAGGTCGTCGAGGCCGACGCAGCAGCGACCGAGGAAGCCACCTCCGAGTCGGCCGAGCCGAAGACCGAGGCCTGA
- a CDS encoding GNAT family N-acetyltransferase, with the protein MRDIADIADIFPPLGLRVRSGPLELRGITDDVLAALADLATRGIHPPESMPFYVPWTQAPVDELPLNFVRYHWQTRAGFSPESWDLNLAVLHGGELVGVQGFSTSDYRVTRTGETGSWLGLAHQGKGIGTLMRQTLCAFLFEHLEAEEITSGAFTDNPASLAVSRKVGYRPNGVVRKTRREGEWATNQQLVLTARELVRSPYALEVDGVTPLRRLIGLDS; encoded by the coding sequence ATGCGCGACATCGCCGACATCGCCGACATCTTCCCGCCCCTCGGGCTCCGCGTGCGGTCGGGCCCGCTCGAGCTGCGCGGCATCACCGACGACGTGCTCGCGGCGCTGGCCGACCTCGCGACCAGGGGCATCCACCCGCCCGAGTCGATGCCGTTCTACGTGCCCTGGACGCAGGCTCCGGTCGACGAGCTCCCGCTCAACTTCGTGAGATATCACTGGCAGACCCGTGCTGGCTTCTCGCCGGAGTCGTGGGACCTCAACCTCGCGGTCCTCCATGGCGGGGAGCTCGTCGGGGTCCAGGGCTTCTCGACCTCCGACTACCGGGTGACCCGCACCGGGGAGACGGGCTCCTGGCTCGGCCTGGCCCACCAGGGCAAGGGAATCGGCACCCTGATGCGGCAGACCCTGTGCGCCTTCCTGTTCGAACACCTCGAGGCCGAGGAGATAACCTCCGGCGCCTTCACCGACAACCCCGCGTCCCTCGCGGTGAGCCGCAAGGTCGGCTACCGACCCAACGGCGTGGTCCGCAAGACGCGGCGCGAGGGGGAGTGGGCGACCAACCAGCAGCTGGTCCTCACGGCGCGCGAGCTGGTGCGCTCGCCGTACGCCCTCGAGGTGGACGGCGTGACACCGTTGCGACGCTTGATCGGGCTGGATTCGTAG
- a CDS encoding amidohydrolase family protein, translated as MSALKFSGPVLPDGEARDVYVVDGRVTLQHQPGAETAARGWIVPGLVDAHNHLGLKDGGAVSDEEVEAQSVADRDSGVLLTRDCGSPADTRWVHQRDDLPRLVRCGRHIARTKRYIRDYGFEVEPEDLSAYAVQEARAGDGWIKLVGDWISREAGDLTPSFPEAAFRDAIAAAHAEGAKVTAHCFGSDVLQGLLDAGIDCIEHGTGLDLDQVAQMASTGTALVPTVQQTDKFPQFAADGREKFPAYADTMERLHARRREVLMSAYDAGVPLFVGTDGGGIARHGDILGELRAMEQMGMPTERVLAAASWEGRSWLGFEGVVEGASADFVVVESDPRQDLSVLARPVCVVLRGRVVA; from the coding sequence ATGAGCGCCTTGAAGTTCTCTGGTCCGGTCCTGCCCGACGGAGAGGCCCGAGACGTCTATGTCGTCGACGGCCGCGTGACCCTCCAGCACCAGCCCGGCGCGGAGACCGCGGCGCGCGGCTGGATCGTCCCGGGTCTGGTCGACGCCCACAACCACCTCGGTCTCAAGGACGGTGGAGCCGTCTCCGACGAGGAGGTCGAGGCGCAGTCCGTCGCCGACCGGGACTCGGGGGTGCTGCTCACGCGCGACTGCGGGTCACCTGCCGACACCCGCTGGGTCCACCAGCGCGACGACCTGCCGCGCCTGGTCAGGTGTGGGCGCCACATCGCGCGGACGAAGCGCTACATCCGCGACTACGGCTTTGAGGTGGAGCCCGAGGACCTGTCGGCATACGCCGTCCAGGAGGCCCGGGCCGGGGACGGTTGGATCAAGCTCGTCGGCGACTGGATCTCGCGCGAGGCCGGCGACCTGACGCCGAGCTTCCCGGAGGCGGCCTTCCGCGACGCGATCGCGGCCGCCCACGCCGAGGGCGCCAAGGTCACCGCCCACTGCTTCGGCTCCGACGTGCTCCAGGGGCTGCTCGACGCCGGCATCGACTGCATCGAGCACGGGACGGGCCTCGACCTCGACCAGGTCGCCCAGATGGCCAGCACGGGCACGGCGCTCGTCCCGACGGTGCAGCAGACGGACAAGTTCCCGCAGTTCGCCGCCGACGGACGAGAGAAGTTCCCGGCCTACGCCGACACCATGGAGCGGCTGCACGCGCGGCGCCGTGAGGTGTTGATGTCGGCGTACGACGCGGGCGTGCCCCTCTTCGTCGGCACCGACGGCGGGGGGATCGCTCGACACGGCGACATCCTCGGTGAGCTCCGCGCGATGGAGCAGATGGGGATGCCGACCGAGCGGGTGCTGGCGGCTGCCTCGTGGGAGGGCAGGTCGTGGTTGGGCTTCGAGGGAGTCGTCGAGGGTGCGTCGGCCGACTTCGTGGTGGTCGAGAGCGACCCCCGGCAGGATCTTTCGGTGCTGGCCCGGCCTGTGTGCGTCGTGCTCCGCGGTCGCGTCGTCGCCTGA
- the ffh gene encoding signal recognition particle protein yields MFATLSDRLADTFKNLRGKGKLSEADIDATAREIRIALLEADVALPVVKEFVAAVKDRARGEEVSQALNPAQQIIKIVNEELVTILGGETRRLRYAKTGPTVIMLAGLQGAGKTTLAAKLALWLKDQGKTPILVAADLQRPNAVQQLQVNGERVGVPVFAPEAGNGVGNPVEVARSAIDEAKRKLHDVVIIDTAGRLGVDAELMKQAADIRDAVQPDEVLFVVDAMIGQDAVTTAQLFLDGVGYDGVVLTKLDGDARGGAALSIASITGRPVMFASAGEKMTDFDLFHPDRMASRILDMGDMLTLIEQAEKTFDQEESRKAAEKLVSTGDFTLDDFLKQMQQIRKLGSMSKIMGMLPGMGQFRDQLDNFDEREIDRIQAIIQSMTPAERDNPKMIDGSRRARIAKGSGRQVSDVNQLVDRFFEAKKMMQQMMRGGGGMPGMPGMPGAPGAVGGGKRGKAKQAAKKGKGKRASGNPAKAAQEAAAARAAAAQKAANPFGAAGEDVDYEKAAAALDLPKDFSKFLK; encoded by the coding sequence GTGTTCGCCACTCTCTCCGACCGCCTCGCCGACACCTTCAAGAACCTGCGCGGCAAGGGCAAGCTCTCCGAGGCCGACATCGACGCCACGGCCCGCGAGATCCGCATCGCGCTCCTCGAGGCCGACGTGGCGCTGCCCGTCGTGAAGGAGTTCGTGGCCGCGGTCAAGGACCGCGCCCGCGGCGAGGAGGTCAGCCAGGCCCTCAACCCGGCCCAGCAGATCATCAAGATCGTCAACGAGGAGCTCGTCACCATCCTCGGAGGTGAGACGCGGCGGCTGCGCTACGCCAAGACCGGTCCCACCGTCATCATGCTGGCCGGCCTGCAGGGTGCCGGCAAGACGACCCTGGCCGCCAAGCTCGCGCTGTGGCTCAAGGACCAGGGCAAGACCCCGATCCTCGTGGCCGCCGACCTGCAGCGCCCCAATGCCGTCCAGCAGCTCCAGGTCAACGGCGAGCGGGTCGGCGTGCCGGTCTTCGCCCCCGAGGCCGGCAACGGCGTCGGCAACCCGGTCGAGGTGGCGCGGTCCGCGATCGACGAGGCCAAGCGCAAGCTCCACGACGTCGTCATCATCGACACGGCCGGACGGCTCGGTGTCGACGCCGAGCTGATGAAGCAGGCGGCAGACATCCGCGACGCCGTGCAGCCGGACGAGGTGCTCTTCGTCGTCGACGCCATGATCGGCCAGGACGCGGTCACGACCGCGCAGCTCTTCCTCGACGGGGTCGGCTATGACGGCGTCGTGCTGACCAAGCTCGACGGTGACGCCCGCGGTGGTGCCGCGCTGTCGATCGCCTCGATCACCGGACGCCCGGTCATGTTCGCCTCGGCGGGCGAGAAGATGACCGACTTCGACCTCTTCCACCCCGACCGGATGGCGTCGCGCATCCTCGACATGGGCGACATGCTCACCCTGATCGAGCAGGCCGAGAAGACCTTCGACCAGGAGGAGTCGCGCAAGGCGGCCGAGAAGCTCGTGAGCACGGGCGACTTCACCCTCGACGACTTCCTCAAGCAGATGCAGCAGATCCGCAAGCTCGGGTCGATGTCGAAGATCATGGGGATGCTGCCCGGGATGGGCCAGTTCCGCGACCAGCTCGACAACTTCGACGAGCGTGAGATCGACCGGATCCAGGCGATCATCCAGTCGATGACGCCGGCCGAGCGTGACAACCCCAAGATGATCGACGGCTCCCGGAGGGCCCGGATCGCCAAGGGATCGGGGCGTCAGGTCTCCGACGTCAACCAGCTCGTCGACCGCTTCTTCGAGGCGAAGAAGATGATGCAGCAGATGATGCGCGGCGGCGGGGGGATGCCCGGAATGCCGGGGATGCCGGGGGCTCCCGGCGCCGTCGGTGGCGGCAAGCGCGGCAAGGCCAAGCAGGCGGCCAAGAAGGGCAAGGGCAAGCGGGCCTCCGGCAACCCCGCCAAGGCTGCGCAGGAAGCGGCGGCCGCCCGGGCTGCTGCTGCGCAGAAGGCCGCCAACCCGTTCGGCGCTGCCGGCGAGGACGTCGACTACGAGAAGGCCGCGGCCGCGCTCGACCTGCCCAAGGACTTCTCCAAGTTCCTCAAGTGA
- a CDS encoding RNA polymerase sigma factor, whose amino-acid sequence MQRRDLIEELYDASYGRLVVQMLALCGSQAEAEDAVQEAFVEALRHRDRLAHADRPEAWLRTVALNRLRNRWRHAKVARRLLAQVPGPRAALGMTPDHVALVAALQQLDHATREIVVLHHLADLQVQEIADQLGLPAGTVKSRPARGRAHLAGLLDDRADDKQCDREAEPHG is encoded by the coding sequence GTGCAGCGACGAGACCTGATCGAGGAGCTGTACGACGCCTCCTACGGCCGGCTCGTCGTGCAGATGCTGGCTCTCTGCGGCAGCCAGGCAGAGGCGGAGGACGCCGTCCAGGAGGCGTTCGTGGAGGCACTGAGGCACCGTGACCGGCTCGCCCACGCGGATCGTCCCGAGGCGTGGCTGCGCACCGTTGCCCTCAACCGCCTGCGCAACCGCTGGCGGCACGCGAAGGTCGCCCGGAGGCTGCTGGCCCAGGTGCCGGGCCCACGGGCCGCGCTCGGGATGACGCCTGACCACGTGGCGCTCGTCGCGGCTCTCCAACAGCTCGACCACGCCACCCGCGAGATCGTCGTCCTGCACCACCTGGCCGACCTCCAGGTCCAGGAGATCGCCGATCAGCTCGGGCTGCCCGCAGGCACCGTGAAGTCCCGGCCGGCTCGAGGCAGGGCCCACCTCGCCGGGCTGCTGGACGACCGGGCCGACGACAAGCAGTGCGACAGGGAGGCCGAGCCCCATGGCTGA